CCTTCCATCACCGAGTCACTTGCAGGCGTGGCAAGCAGAGCGAAATCCTGAGGGTTCAATGCAGCAGTGATTCTATAGCGATCATTGCCGGCGATGACGCCAGTCGCATCAATAAAAGTGCCGTTCCTCGCGTAATAACGCTCAAGCTGCTGGGCTTGTTCGGTCAGCAACCCGGCGATTTGCGCGCGATAGACCTTTTTCATATGGCTGGTATATCCGGGATAGGCGACGCCCGCCAGGAGCCCGACGATCGCCACGGCGATCAATAATTCGATCAGGGTGAAACCAGTGCAATCCTTGCCCATCGTGCTGCTCACCTATTGAAGTTGCCGCCACATGATTCGTCGAAAACGCTCACCGGGTCCGCTGCCCACTCGCGCATACACAGACTCCAGGACGGAACGCGAGTGGCCACTGACTCCCACCGAGGTCACGCGATAAAGGTTTGCCTGGGTTTCTGCCGGAAGATGGGCGAGCCCCTTGGCCTGCCCCAGATTTTGAATACCGTAGAGGCCATTTTTCATCCCGACCCAGGTGACCGTAGAGACGGGGTTCGTTCCAGGCCCAACCACCGAAACCGACTCGGCAGGTGGCGCGCACGCGGCAGTCGAGCGGCAGGGAAGCCGCGCAAACCCAGGCGCCTGTACCACAGACTCGCCGAGCCTTAGGCCGCTTTCGGCCACCTGAAACGACTGGTTGCGCTGCCGGGTGCTGCCAGTAATTTTTTCTTGCGAAATTGCTCCGCGCATCGAAGCCAGCCCGAGAAGCGCCAACAGCAGCAGGAACACCAGACTGATCAGCAACACCATGCCTGCCTGACTTGAACGAGAGGGGTAATAACCCATGGGTGCTACTCCAGACGATTGCGCAGCGCCGCTACAACACTGTAGGTCTGGTCTTTAACCAACCCTTTTGGATCCTGAAGTGTCAGTAGAATCCGTACGCTGCGTATCAACGACTCATCGCCGGGGCTGGGGTCATATCGGGTGACAACCGTTGAGCCCTGCTTGTCGGCCACGCCGAAGCTGATGTCGAATGCCGCAACGTTATCCACGAGCACCGCCCTGCTCGGGGCCGCCAGTGTGCTGAACTTCAACTGATCACCCTCAAAGGTGTAAGTCAGCTTGCGCAGTGGCAAGCGCACTTGCCCGGGCGCCGGTGTTGGCGGGCCGCCCGCGTAGGCGTGGGCAGTACCGGTGCAATCGGAAAGCACCGCCCAGTCAGGCTTGCTGCCGCCCTCGCCCACGTCAGCGGTTATGAGTGTCAGGGACCGGGAGCCGCCCATGGCACTCCAGCCGATGGGACGATCAAACTCCACGGGGGCATTACTGATTGAGGCAGTGGCCAGGCAACCAAACATACCCACCTGGCGTATCTCCTGAATCAGCTTGCCCAGCACAAACCGTGCATCATCCTGCAACAGCGAAGCCGCGTTCTGACTGGCATAGGTGATTCGGGAACTGAGCGCAATCTGGGTCACGCCCATGATCAGCACCAGGCCGAGGGCCAATGCCAGCAGCATCTCCACCAGGCTGAAACCCCGATCAGGCGCTTTCATGGCAACACCCTCGGATCGACGGCAACCCGGCTGGTCAGGGTGAACGTTTCCCGGGCGCCTTGAGCCTTCGCTCCACGGGAGTCATCCCAGCTGATGCTGATGGTCACCTCTCGCTGACTGACCGAAACCGACCCCTTGGCACTTTCCCCGGCAAACCCTGCGATGTTGGCTTCGAAGTCGTGCAGGTCCAGGTCACGCACACTTGCAACCGAAGTGCCGGAAGACGCGCGCTCATTCTGCCCCCATGAGTAATCCACGCCAGAGTTGGCGCGAATCCGGTCGAGCATGTCGTACGCAATGAAACTGGCCTGACTGGTCATCCTGGAACTGTCGGCGTATTTCAGCGCATTGAGCTGAATCACCGCCGCGCCCAGCAGGCCGACTGCCAGGATCAGCACAGAGACCAGGACCTCGATCAGGGTCATCCCGGCTTGGGTCAGTTGAGGGCGAATCGTTAGGGGGCAAGCGTTCATTACCATCGTCATCCATGTCGAGGGTCATCAAAAAGCAGCGGGAAATCTGCCAAGCAACGCAAGACTAGCGCCGGTCTTGCCCGAGCGCTGCACCCCGGAACAAAGCGAAATACTTTGGACAGGATGGCCACCATTCGACGCATCAGCCTGGGCGCTATAACTATGTCTGCCACCCGGCACCCACTGAAAAAGCACACCGCGTCCACGGAGGGACGGCACATGAAACAAAGGGGTTTCTCGCTGATTGAACTGATACTGGGCCTGTTCCTGAGTGGCATCCTGGCCAATCTGGCAGTGCCCAGCTTGAAGGGGTTGCTTGAGTCGCAACGACGCCAGAGCGCCGCCGAATCCCTCGCTGGCGGGGTACGTTACGCCCGCACAGAAGCTATCGCACGCAACCGCACGGTGGTCATCCATGCACTGGACGATGACTGGAGCCTGGGATGGAGGGTGATACTGGACCTGAACGGACGCGGCCATCTGGACGACCACAATCCGGTGCTGCTGGTACACCAGGACAGCGGCCAGATACCGATTGTGGGGAATACGCCAGTCAGAACCCAGATACGCTTCAGCGGCCTGGGAGAACCGCTGCTGTCAGCAGGAGCATTCAGCGCCGGCACCGTTCACGTATGTGCAACGGACCAGCAACTGAGCCTGTATCAGATAGTACTGGCCGCCAGCGGGCGCATCAGCCTGCGCAGCAACAAGACCGAGCAGGCGCTGTGCCGGGGCTATGCCGGCACGCTTGGGCTCAGAGCAGCGAGCGAACCCGCAGCTCCTTGGGCATGGAGAAAGTGATGTTTTCTTCCCGGCCAGCCAGCTCATCAGCGCCGGTGGCGCCCCAAGCCTGCAGTTGCTGGATAACGCCGCGCACCAATACTTCCGGGGCCGAGGCACCCGCGGTGATACCGATGCGCTCGACACCGTCGAACCAGCTGCGCTGCAGGTCTTCGGCACCATCGATCAGGTACGCCGGAGTGGCCATACGCTCGGCCAGTTCGCGCAGGCGGTTGGAGTTGGAGCTGTTGGGGCTGCCCACAACCAGCACCACGTCGCATTCGTCGGCCAACTGTTTGACCGCATCCTGGCGATTTTGCGTGGCGTAGCAGATGTCGTCCTTGCGCGGCCCGCCGATGGCCGGGAAACGCGTACGCAGGGCATCGATGACGCGGCTGGTGTCGTCCATGGACAAGGTGGTCTGGGTAACAAAGGCCAGCTTTTCAGGGTTGTGCACCTGCAAGGCGGCGACGTCTTTTTCGTCTTCCACCAGGTAGATCGCGCCGCCATTGCTGGCGTCATACTGGCCCATGGTGCCTTCGACTTCCGGGTGACCGGCGTGGCCGATCAGGATGCACTCACGCCCGTCACGGCTGTAGCGCGCGACCTCGATATGCACCTTGGTCACCAGCGGGCAGGTGGCATCGAACACTTTCAGGCCACGGCCTGCCGCTTCAGTGCGTACCGCCTGGGAAACACCGTGGGCGCTGAAGATGACAATAACGTCGTCCGGCACCTGGTCCAATTCCTCAACGAAGATGGCACCGCGACTGCGCAGGTCCTCGACCACGAATTTGTTGTGGACGACTTCATGGCGCACATAAATCGGCGGCCCGAAGACTTCCAGGGCGCGGTTGACGATTTCAATCGCCCGGTCCACGCCGGCGCAGAAGCCACGGGGGTTGGCGAGTTTGATTTGCATGCTGTGCCTCGTGTCTTGCCCTGTAGGAGCGAGCTTGTGTGGTGAGGGAGCTTGCTCCCGCTGGGCTGCGAAGCAGCCCCAATCTGGGCAATCAAGACACGTCAGATGTATCTCGATGAACAGTTTGGGAGTGCTATGCACTCCAGCGGGAGCAAGCTTCCTCGCCACAACAGGCTCAGTCCTACAGTAGGCCGGTTTCGTTAA
This genomic window from Pseudomonas sp. Bout1 contains:
- a CDS encoding type IV pilin protein; amino-acid sequence: MGKDCTGFTLIELLIAVAIVGLLAGVAYPGYTSHMKKVYRAQIAGLLTEQAQQLERYYARNGTFIDATGVIAGNDRYRITAALNPQDFALLATPASDSVMEGDSCAAFSLSSTGLRSNPGAAPETSRTACWGQ
- a CDS encoding pilus assembly PilX family protein; protein product: MGYYPSRSSQAGMVLLISLVFLLLLALLGLASMRGAISQEKITGSTRQRNQSFQVAESGLRLGESVVQAPGFARLPCRSTAACAPPAESVSVVGPGTNPVSTVTWVGMKNGLYGIQNLGQAKGLAHLPAETQANLYRVTSVGVSGHSRSVLESVYARVGSGPGERFRRIMWRQLQ
- a CDS encoding PilW family protein, with the protein product MKAPDRGFSLVEMLLALALGLVLIMGVTQIALSSRITYASQNAASLLQDDARFVLGKLIQEIRQVGMFGCLATASISNAPVEFDRPIGWSAMGGSRSLTLITADVGEGGSKPDWAVLSDCTGTAHAYAGGPPTPAPGQVRLPLRKLTYTFEGDQLKFSTLAAPSRAVLVDNVAAFDISFGVADKQGSTVVTRYDPSPGDESLIRSVRILLTLQDPKGLVKDQTYSVVAALRNRLE
- the pilV gene encoding type IV pilus modification protein PilV is translated as MNACPLTIRPQLTQAGMTLIEVLVSVLILAVGLLGAAVIQLNALKYADSSRMTSQASFIAYDMLDRIRANSGVDYSWGQNERASSGTSVASVRDLDLHDFEANIAGFAGESAKGSVSVSQREVTISISWDDSRGAKAQGARETFTLTSRVAVDPRVLP
- a CDS encoding GspH/FimT family pseudopilin, producing the protein MKQRGFSLIELILGLFLSGILANLAVPSLKGLLESQRRQSAAESLAGGVRYARTEAIARNRTVVIHALDDDWSLGWRVILDLNGRGHLDDHNPVLLVHQDSGQIPIVGNTPVRTQIRFSGLGEPLLSAGAFSAGTVHVCATDQQLSLYQIVLAASGRISLRSNKTEQALCRGYAGTLGLRAASEPAAPWAWRK
- the ispH gene encoding 4-hydroxy-3-methylbut-2-enyl diphosphate reductase; this encodes MQIKLANPRGFCAGVDRAIEIVNRALEVFGPPIYVRHEVVHNKFVVEDLRSRGAIFVEELDQVPDDVIVIFSAHGVSQAVRTEAAGRGLKVFDATCPLVTKVHIEVARYSRDGRECILIGHAGHPEVEGTMGQYDASNGGAIYLVEDEKDVAALQVHNPEKLAFVTQTTLSMDDTSRVIDALRTRFPAIGGPRKDDICYATQNRQDAVKQLADECDVVLVVGSPNSSNSNRLRELAERMATPAYLIDGAEDLQRSWFDGVERIGITAGASAPEVLVRGVIQQLQAWGATGADELAGREENITFSMPKELRVRSLL